The following are encoded together in the Juglans microcarpa x Juglans regia isolate MS1-56 chromosome 2D, Jm3101_v1.0, whole genome shotgun sequence genome:
- the LOC121250388 gene encoding probable mediator of RNA polymerase II transcription subunit 26c, with amino-acid sequence MMDLDDFRAVLDSCGVDVWTFIDTAIAVASLDYGGELKHRRDGIVERLYAATSPAQTRCRNCDDLDDRRPNNRYEVKAPAGKNSSGQEGKEGSPVTPESVERDDDEDLDPYGGLFDDEQKKILEIKEHLEDPDQSEDSLVELLQTLADMDITFQALKETDIGRHVNRLRKHSSNDVRRLVKLLVRKWKDIVDEWVKLNQPGEQTSAALMAYGDSPQQKIPQNGHHQVPDFGYSPNPHNGSSGSDKNNSESEPKPKAIPRKEAPPRPAQLAPVSASAHQNRQKEQKDLDSDKLASARKRLHENYKEAENAKKQRTIQVMDIHDIPKPKNAFFTKNKGGGGGGGSHGRHW; translated from the exons ATGATGGATTTAGATGATTTCCGGGCCGTTCTGGACAGTTGTGGGGTTGACGTGTGGACGTTCATTGACACGGCCATAGCGGTCGCGTCTTTAGACTACGGCGGCGAGCTCAAGCACCGGAGGGACGGGATCGTGGAAAGGCTCTATGCGGCGACCTCGCCGGCGCAGACTCGGTGCCGAAACTGCGACGACCTCGATGATCGGAGGCCTAATAATCGATACGAAGTGAAGGCTCCGGCGGGGAAAAATAGCAGCGGCCAGGAAGGGAAAGAAGGGTCACCGGTGACACCTGAGTCGGTGGAGAGAGATGACGACGAAGATTTGGATCCCTACGGTGGTTTGTTCGATGACGAGCAGAAGAAGATTCTTGAAATTAAGGAGCACCTTGAAGATCCTGACCAG TCTGAGGATTCTTTGGTTGAATTGCTTCAAACTCTAGCAGACATGGATATAACATTTCAAGCACTCAAG GAGACTGATATAGGAAGGCATGTGAATCGATTGCGAAAGCATTCATCAAATGATGTCCGGAGATTGGTGAAGCTACTAGTCAG GAAGTGGAAAGACATTGTGGATGAGTGGGTGAAGTTGAATCAACCTGGAGAACAGACTTCTGCTGCTCTAATGG CTTATGGAGACTCACCCCAGCAGAAAATTCCCCAAAATGGTCATCACCAG GTTCCTGATTTTGGATACTCTCCAAATCCACACA ATGGGAGTTCCGGGTCAGACAAGAATAATTCAGAATCAGAGCCAAAGCCAAAAGCGATTCCCCGAAAAGAAGCTCCTCCTAGACCAGCCCAATTAGCACCTGTATCTGCCTCTGCACATCAAAAT AGACAAAAAGAGCAAAAGGATTTGGACTCTGACAAACTGGCTTCAGCGAGAAAACGGCTTCACGAGAATTACAAAGAAGCTGAAAATG CCAAAAAGCAAAGAACGATTCAAGTGATGGACATCCATGATATACCAAAACCCAAGAATGCATTCTTTACAAAGAAcaaaggtggtggtggtggtggtggttctCACGGGAGGCACTGGTGA